The Carassius carassius chromosome 2, fCarCar2.1, whole genome shotgun sequence genome has a segment encoding these proteins:
- the LOC132108644 gene encoding solute carrier organic anion transporter family member 3A1-like: MYAEGITPDTEPDECQKKTSCFSNIKIFLISECALMLAQGTVGAYLVSVLTTLERRFNLQSADVGVIASSFEIGNLALILFVSYFGARSHRPRLIGCGGIVMALGALLSALPEFLTHQYEYQSGDPRPVGQGQDVCSNTSQAGLSDPSYICGNRTNTNMMYLLLIGAQMLLGIGATPVQPLGVSYIDDHVRREDSSLYIGILFSTLVFGPACGFILGSLCTKVYVDAFFIDTTTLDITPDDPRWIGAWWGGFIICGLFLFLSSLFMFGFPQSLNEPGDGPGGESEQAMLPAELVQEYEGVKASDDPEINAGLTCCQHLQVIPKVTKHLLSNPVFTSVILAACMEIAVVAGFAAFLGKYLEQQFNLSTSSANQLLGMTAIPCACLGIFLGGLLVKKMNLSALGAIRLAMLVNIISTACYVSFLFLGCDTGPVAGVTVAYGNESLGAWEQMEAACFSGCNCYTSSLSPVCGSNGITYLSACLAGCTKTNLTGCKCIGHGDGPGTAMPGKCSNPGCQQAFLTFLAVVCACSMIGAMAQTPSVIILIRTVSPELKSYALGVLFLLLRLLGFIPPPLIFGIGIDSTCLLWSSVCGIKGACMLYDNITYRYLYVSIAIVLKSSAFILYAVTWQCLRQNYSRYIKNSEDYLTPSQLFASNLTLDNLGKDIAQNPSSRTKFIYNLEDQGWSENMESAI, from the exons ATGTACGCGGAGGGAATCACGCCAGACACTGAGCCAGACGAGTGCCAGAAGAAGACATCATGCTTCTCCAACATCAAAATATTCCTCATATCAGAATGTGCCTTAATGTTGGCACAGGGAACTGTAGGAGCCTATCTG GTCAGTGTCCTCACCACATTAGAGCGCCGTTTCAACTTGCAGAGCGCTGATGTGGGTGTGATCGCCAGCAGCTTTGAGATTGGCAACCTTGCCCTCATCCTATTCGTCAGCTACTTTGGGGCCAGGTCCCATCGGCCGCGGCTGATTGGTTGTGGGGGCATCGTAATGGCACTGGGGGCATTACTGTCAGCGCTGCCTGAGTTCTTGACCCACCAGTATGAATATCAGTCTGGAGACCCACGACCTGTGGGACAGGGACAGGATGTGTGCTCCAATACTAGTCAAGCAGGGCTCTCTGACCCTAGTTACATATGTGGGAATAGAACCAATACCAACATGATGTACCTGCTGCTGATCGGAGCGCAAATGCTTCTGGGGATTGGAGCGACACCCGTACAGCCTCTGGGCGTGTCTTACATCGATGATCACGTCAGACGAGAAGACTCTTCCCTTTATATTG gaatattaTTCTCTACACTGGTGTTTGGGCCAGCATGTGGTTTTATTCTTGGCTCTCTGTGCACCAAAGTTTATGTTGATGCATTCTTCATTGACACAA CCACGCTGGACATTACTCCTGATGATCCACGCTGGATCGGTGCCTGGTGGGGCGGCTTTATCATCTGTGGccttttcctcttcctctcctcgCTTTTCATGTTTGGGTTCCCGCAGTCGCTGAACGAGCCTGGGGACGGCCCGGGGGGCGAGAGCGAACAGGCCATGCTGCCTGCTGAGCTGGTGCAGGAGTATGAAGGAGTCAAAGCCTCAGATGACCCAGAGATCAACGCTGGCCTCACGTGCTGCCAGCACCTGCagg TTATCCCTAAGGTGACTAAGCATCTGCTGTCCAATCCGGTTTTCACCTCTGTCATTCTGGCTGCCTGTATGGAAATCGCTGTGGTGGCTGGATTTGCTGCCTTCCTAGGGAAATATCTCGAACAGCAGTTCAACCTCTCAACATCCTCCGCCAATCAGCTCCTAG GCATGACAGCCATCCCCTGTGCTTGTCTGGGTATTTTCCTGGGTGGGCTCCTGGTGAAGAAGATGAATCTGTCTGCATTAGGGGCTATTCGTCTGGCTATGCTAGTCAATATCATCTCTACGGCCTGCTACGTCTCCTTCCTCTTCCTTGGCTGTGATACGGGCCCGGTCGCTGGGGTTACCGTTGCCTATGGCAATGA GAGTCTGGGTGCATGGGAGCAGATGGAGGCTGCATGTTTTTCAGGCTGTAATTGTTACACCTCTTCTCTGAGCCCCGTTTGCGGCTCCAACGGCATCACCTACCTCTCGGCCTGCCTGGCTGGCTGCACGAAAACC AATCTGACGGGCTGTAAGTGCATTGGCCATGGCGACGGGCCTGGTACAGCCATGCCGGGGAAGTGCTCCAACCCAGGCTGTCAGCAGGCCTTCCTCACGTTCTTAGCAGTTGTGTGCGCATGCAGCATGATCGGAGCCATGGCCCAGACACCATCCGTCATCATCCTGATCAG AACTGTGAGCCCAGAGCTGAAGTCATATGCCCTTGGAGTTCTCTTCCTGTTGCTCCGGCTGCTGG GTTTCATTCCTCCACCTCTGATCTTCGGCATTGGGATTGACTCCACCTGCCTACTATGGAGCTCCGTGTGCGGCATTAAAGGGGCCTGCATGCTTTATGACAACATAACTTACCGTTACCTTTACGTCAGCATCGCCATCGTGCTCAAATCCAGCGCCTTCATTCTCTATGCCGTCACCTGGCAGTGTCTGCGTCAGAACTACTCCAGATACATTAAGAACAGTGAGGACTACCTGACCCCAAGCCAGCTGTTCGCCTCCAACCTCACCCTCGACAACCTGGGCAAGGACATTGCACAGAACCCTTCCAGCCGCACCAAGTTCATTTACAACCTAGAGGACCAGGGCTGGAGCGAGAACATGGAGTCAGCTATATAG
- the LOC132097863 gene encoding transmembrane protein 208-like translates to MAPKGKVGTKGKKQILEENQGSLKFYSRIILGANTIYAVVNLLLFYNSSTFWTWFFLMFAVAVYIGGYKSMSAMAKPAFAEDGSLLDGGIDLNMEQGMAEHLKDVILLTAIVQVLSTLSSYFWYFWLLAPARALHLLWVSFLGPWFSAETQAAPEENEKNEKKQRRQERRQMKRF, encoded by the exons ATGGCG CCGAAAGGGAAAGTTGGAACCAAAGGCAAGAAACAAATACTTGAAGAGAACCAGGGTTCTCTGAAGTTCTACAGCAGAATCATCCTGGGAGCAAAC ACTATTTATGCAGTGGTCAATCTCTTGCTCTTTTATAACTCGTCTACATTTTGGACATGG TTCTTTCTAATGTTCGCAGTGGCGGTCTACATCGGCGGCTACAAATCTATGTCAGCGATGGCCAAACCTGCATTTGCTGAAGATGGTAGCTTGCTGGATGGAGGGATTGATCTTAATATGGAACAGGGCATGGCAGA ACACCTGAAGGATGTGATACTTCTTACTGCTATTGTTCAGGTCCTCAGCACTCTGTCATCCTACTTCTGGTACTTCTGGCTGTTG GCACCTGCAAGGGCTTTGCATTTATTGTGGGTGAGCTTCCTTGGCCCCTGGTTTTCTGCCGAGACACAGGCAGCCCCTGAAGAGAACGAGAAGAATGAAAAGAAACAGAGGCGTCAGGAAAGACGACAGATGAAGAGATTCTAG
- the LOC132108746 gene encoding katanin p80 WD40 repeat-containing subunit B1, which yields MALTNTTITSWKLQEIVAHSSNVSSLVLGKASGRLLATGGEDCRVNIWAVSKPNCIMSLTGHTSPVECIQFNSSEERVVAGSQSGSLRLWDLEAAKILRTLMGHKASVCSLDFHPMGEYLASGSVDSNIKLWDVRRKGCVFRYKGHTQPVHCLAFSPDGKWLASASDDSTVKLWDLIAGKMITEFTSHTSAVNVVQFHPNEYLLASGSADRTVKLWDLEKFNMIGSSEGETGVVRSVLFNPDGSCLYSGSENTLRVYGWEPDRCFDVVHVGWGKVSDLAISNNQMIAVSYSQNNVSWYVVDLSRVKKSGSVIQGLIQDKPIPAPTSALGTTLRRNYERPTTSCTGQEMKQSSEADRRSPEGERRSPSSEDEKEDKESSAEITNPEDYKEIFQPHSVISRTPPKRTEPFPAPLEHSFSESVLEKPGPAVKIVTPVIDRAGQLKGPITSSTPVQRVEPTVIAAVPRPVAVVTTSVTSPSRPVVTTTKPKPSTGIILSTRNEPIGLNAGDFLSHARNAKAGAMADEEALAQIRKGHDTMCVMLTSRYKNLDTVRSVWASGDVKTSLDSAVSMNDLSIVVDVLNILNLKPSLWKLDLCTSILPQIEDLLQSKYESYVQTGCISLKLILKRFWPLISDTLAAPPSVGVDITREERHQKCKACYKQLKNLSNVVKNRAEQVGRHGSTFKELQLLMAPLEY from the exons ATGGCTCTCACCAACACCACGATAACGTCGTGGAAACTGC AGGAGATTGTGGCTCACTCCAGCAATGTGTCTTCACTGGTGTTGGGGAAAGCGTCTGGGCGCCTGCTGGCCACTGGCGGCGAGGACTGCAGAGTCAATATATGGGCTGTCAGCAAACCAAACTGCATTATG AGTCTGACGGGCCACACCAGCCCTGTGGAGTGTATCCAGTTCAACAGTTCTGAAGAGCGTGTGGTGGCCGGTTCTCAGTCCGGCTCTCTCCGGCTTTGGGATTTGGAGGCTGCTAAAA TTCTGCGTACTTTGATGGGGCACAAGGCCAGTGTCTGCAGTCTGGACTTTCACCCCATGGGAGAATACCTGGCGTCTGGCTCTGTGGATAGCAATATTAAG tTGTGGGATGTGAGAAGGAAAGGATGTGTGTTCAGATATAAG GGTCACACTCAGCCTGTGCACTGTCTAGCCTTCAGTCCTGATGGGAAATGGCTCGCTTCAGCCAGTGATGACAGCACAGTAAAG CTGTGGGATCTGATAGCAGGCAAGATGATCACTgaattcacatcacacacatcagcaGTCAATGTTGTGCAATTCCACCCCAATGAGTACCTGCTCGCTTCTGGGAGTGCAGAtag GACTGTTAAGCTGTGGGACCTAGAGAAATTCAACATGATTGGTTCATCAGAGGGCGAGACGGGAGTTGTGAG gagtgtATTGTTTAATCCTGATGGTAGCTGCTTGTACAGCGGCTCTGAGAACACACTACGAGTGTATGGCTGGGAGCCTGATCGCTGCTTTGATGTAGTGCATGTAGGCTGGGGCAAAGTTTCTGACCTGGCCATCAGCAACAACCAAATG ATTGCGGTGTCCTACAGTCAAAATAACGTGAGCTGGTACGTCGTTGATCTCAGCCGAGTGAAGAAGTCAGGATCTGTGATCCAAGGGCTGATTCAGGACAAGCCGATCCCAGCTCCCACATCTGCACTGGGAACAACACTACGGCGGAATTACGAACGACCCACTACATCCTGCACTGGACAGGA GATGAAGCAGAGTTCAGAGGCCGATCGCCGAAGTCCAGAAGGAGAGAGGAGAAGTCCCAGCAGTGAGGATGAGAAGGAAGACAAAGAGAGCAGTGCAGAAATCACCAACCCAGAAGATTATAAAGAGATCTTTCAGCCACACAGTGTCATCT CACGTACGCCACCAAAAAGAACAGAACCTTTCCCAGCTCCTCTAGAGCACTCTTTCTCAGAGAGTGTACTTGAGAAACCTGGCCCGGCGGTTAAGATTGTAACTCCAGTAATAGACAGG GCAGGACAGTTAAAAGGTCCCATTACCTCCTCTACTCCAGTTCAAAGAGTGGAACCAACCGTGATCGCTGCTGTTCCCCGTCCAGTAGCAGTGGTGACCACTTCAGTGACCTCTCCCTCTCGTCCTGTGGTTACGACCACCAAACCTAAACCTTCTACAGGAATCATCCTCTCAACACGCAACGAGCCAATTGGCCTCAATGCAGGGGACTTCCTTTCT CATGCGCGAAATGCTAAAGCTGGCGCGATGGCAGATGAAGAGGCGTTAGCACAGATCAGGAAAGGGCATGACACCATGTGCGTAATGCTGACcagtcgatataaaaacctggaCACCGTACGCTCCGTCTGGGCCAGTGGTGATGTCAAG ACTTCACTGGATTCAGCTGTATCTATGAATGATCTTTCTATTGTGGTGGACGTCCTTAACATACTTAACCTCAAACC TTCGCTGTGGAAATTGGACCTCTGCACGTCCATCTTGCCACAGATTGAGGATTTGCTGCAGAGCAAATATGAAAG TTATGTACAGACTGGTTGTATATCTTTAAAGCTGATTCTGAAGCGTTTTTGGCCTTTAATCTCAGACACGCTGGCTGCTCCTCCATCTGTAGGAGTAGACATTACTCGAGAGGAGAG GCATCAGAAATGTAAAGCATGCTATAAGCAGCTGAAGAACCTCAGTAATGTAGTGAAGAACCGGGCGGAGCAGGTTGGTCGTCATGGCAGCACTTTCAAAGAGCTACAGCTACTTATGGCCCCATtggaatactga